The DNA segment GATAGCGTCTGTTATCTGGAGGAATACCTTATTTATTACGCTACATATTTTAAATGCAGAATTGTAGGTGGTGATTTGAAATTAGGTTCTGATCCTGATATGCCTAAAGATCAGCAGGTGATTAAAGACGTAAAGTGGGTTGACATATCGCAGTTTGATTGTTTGGACATATATCCAGAAGGGCTCAAAAAGATGATCATGGATGGAAGCATTAAGCATCAGAATTTAAAACTGCCCC comes from the Thermoanaerobacterium aotearoense genome and includes:
- a CDS encoding NUDIX domain-containing protein, whose amino-acid sequence is MRDFRACLLVSRGVIINDGKVLLVKHQTEDEVGWVFPGGRVEENESLVEALVRECKEETGYDVVADSVCYLEEYLIYYATYFKCRIVGGDLKLGSDPDMPKDQQVIKDVKWVDISQFDCLDIYPEGLKKMIMDGSIKHQNLKLPQIYR